A single Flavobacterium sp. 1 DNA region contains:
- the dnaA gene encoding chromosomal replication initiator protein DnaA, which produces MNKTAQSVWENCLSFIKDNIQDQAYKTWFEPIKSVELTDNALYIQVPSKFFYEWLEEHYVKLLKVALTKELGKNAKLLYKIKMENTYGNKQPFTEQLPSANRGPVKAQEVDAPFKNLNPELKNPFVIPGIRNLKIESQLNANYSFDNFLEGDSNRLARSAGMAVANKPGGTSFNPLLIFGGVGLGKTHLAHAIGVEIKDKFPEKTVLYISAEIFTQQYIDSVKKNNRNDFIHFYQLIDVLIIDDVQFLSGKSGTQDVFFHIFNYLHQNGKQVILTSDKAPVDMQDIEQRLLSRFKWGLSAELHQPDYETRISILKNILYRDGVEMPDEIIEYVARNIKSNVRELEGAIISLIAQSSFNKKEVTIELAKSVVEKFVKNVKREISIDYIQKIVSDYFQLDLETLQSKTRKRHVVQARQLAMFFAKKFTKASLANIGSQIGDRDHATVLHACKTVDNLVATDKQFKKYVEDINSKLTL; this is translated from the coding sequence ATGAACAAGACTGCACAATCAGTATGGGAAAACTGTCTGTCCTTTATAAAGGACAACATTCAAGATCAAGCCTATAAAACTTGGTTTGAGCCAATTAAATCAGTTGAACTTACCGATAATGCATTATATATTCAAGTACCAAGTAAATTCTTCTACGAATGGCTAGAAGAACACTACGTAAAATTATTAAAAGTAGCCTTAACCAAAGAACTTGGAAAAAATGCAAAGTTACTTTATAAAATTAAAATGGAAAACACTTATGGCAACAAACAACCGTTTACGGAACAATTGCCAAGTGCTAATAGAGGACCTGTAAAAGCGCAAGAAGTAGATGCACCTTTTAAAAACCTTAACCCTGAATTAAAAAATCCTTTTGTAATTCCTGGAATTCGCAATTTAAAAATTGAATCTCAATTAAATGCAAATTACAGTTTTGATAATTTCTTAGAAGGAGATTCTAATAGACTTGCCCGTTCAGCAGGTATGGCTGTTGCCAATAAACCAGGAGGAACATCCTTTAACCCATTATTAATTTTCGGTGGAGTTGGATTAGGAAAAACTCACTTGGCACATGCTATTGGGGTTGAAATTAAGGATAAATTTCCCGAAAAAACTGTCTTATATATTTCTGCCGAAATTTTTACGCAGCAATATATTGACTCGGTAAAGAAAAACAATAGAAATGATTTCATTCATTTTTATCAATTAATCGACGTTTTAATCATTGATGATGTTCAGTTCCTTTCCGGAAAATCAGGAACACAAGATGTATTCTTTCATATTTTTAACTATTTGCACCAAAATGGCAAACAGGTAATCTTGACTTCAGACAAGGCTCCTGTAGACATGCAGGATATTGAACAACGCTTATTATCTCGCTTTAAATGGGGATTATCTGCTGAATTACACCAACCAGATTACGAAACTAGAATTTCTATCTTAAAAAATATCCTATATCGTGATGGTGTTGAAATGCCTGATGAAATTATAGAATATGTGGCCAGAAACATCAAATCAAATGTTCGCGAACTAGAAGGCGCTATCATATCATTGATTGCACAATCTTCTTTCAACAAAAAAGAAGTAACCATTGAATTGGCTAAAAGTGTCGTAGAAAAATTTGTAAAAAATGTAAAAAGAGAAATTTCAATCGATTACATTCAAAAAATTGTTTCCGATTATTTCCAATTAGATTTAGAAACCCTACAGTCTAAAACAAGAAAAAGGCACGTAGTGCAAGCTAGACAGCTAGCTATGTTTTTTGCTAAAAAATTCACCAAAGCTTCATTGGCCAATATTGGTTCTCAAATTGGAGACCGTGATCACGCTACCGTACTGCACGCCTGCAAAACGGTTGATAATTTAGTTGCTACCGATAAACAGTTTAAAAAGTATGTCGAGGATATTAATTCAAAATTAACGCTATAA
- a CDS encoding thioesterase family protein, with translation MKDHQIQIRVRYSETDQMGVVYHGNYIPYFEIGRVEWLRNKGISYKSMEESGIGLPIVNMNINYKKSAIYDELLTVHTVFKSQTSVKIEFDCAIYNEAKELLTTAQFLLVFVSLKTGKPIAPPDYILELLKTFE, from the coding sequence ATGAAAGATCATCAAATTCAAATTCGTGTTCGTTACTCTGAAACAGATCAAATGGGCGTTGTATATCATGGAAATTATATTCCCTATTTTGAGATAGGAAGAGTCGAATGGCTTAGAAACAAAGGGATTTCATATAAAAGCATGGAAGAAAGCGGTATAGGCCTCCCTATTGTGAATATGAATATCAATTATAAAAAATCAGCTATTTATGATGAGTTGTTAACAGTACACACAGTTTTCAAAAGTCAGACGTCTGTGAAGATTGAATTTGATTGTGCAATATACAATGAAGCGAAAGAGTTATTAACAACGGCTCAATTTTTATTGGTTTTTGTATCTCTAAAAACAGGAAAACCAATTGCTCCGCCGGATTACATTTTAGAACTATTAAAAACTTTTGAATAA
- a CDS encoding YigZ family protein, which translates to MKDTYNTIVFPSEESLFKEKSSKFFGYAFPIESEEEVKPIIEVLKKKHPHAVHYCYAYQIGAETIQYRANDDGEPSNTAGAPIYGQIQSFGLTNVLVVVVRIYGGIKLGVGGLISAYKTSAQITLESCEIIEKTIDIPFQISFDYKNMNKVMRVIKEKKLDIASQEMEINEETNLPIGKIVVKTRKKNAEMIFDTFNSLFEIDIKKL; encoded by the coding sequence ATGAAAGACACCTATAACACCATTGTATTTCCTTCTGAAGAATCCTTATTCAAGGAAAAAAGCAGCAAATTCTTTGGATATGCATTCCCAATAGAATCCGAAGAAGAAGTAAAACCCATTATCGAAGTCTTAAAAAAGAAACATCCCCACGCTGTTCACTACTGTTATGCCTATCAAATAGGAGCCGAAACCATTCAATACAGAGCTAATGATGACGGAGAACCTAGCAATACTGCTGGCGCACCAATTTACGGCCAAATCCAATCCTTTGGACTTACTAATGTACTTGTGGTTGTCGTTCGAATTTATGGCGGAATAAAATTAGGAGTTGGCGGATTGATTTCGGCCTATAAAACTTCGGCGCAAATCACATTGGAATCTTGTGAAATAATCGAAAAAACAATTGACATTCCTTTTCAGATTTCGTTTGATTATAAAAATATGAACAAAGTGATGCGGGTGATCAAAGAAAAAAAACTGGATATCGCTTCTCAAGAAATGGAAATAAATGAAGAAACCAATTTGCCTATTGGTAAAATTGTAGTAAAAACCAGAAAAAAAAATGCCGAAATGATATTCGACACTTTTAATTCATTGTTTGAAATTGACATAAAAAAACTATAA
- a CDS encoding HAD family phosphatase, with product MINAIIFDFGDVFINLDKQATLDGLKNLGISQWNEDLNQLNLQYEVGSISGEDFLSGIQKHTNNASIEDIREAWNSILADFPLYRLEFLQMLSQKYRLFLLSNTDAIHIDTFEQKSGASFYSDFYQCFEKVYFSFEIGMRKPNPDIYSFVLNQNGLQAKQTLFIDDKKENTDAAQALGLHIWNLQVGEEDVVDLFEKKIIQ from the coding sequence ATGATTAATGCTATCATTTTTGATTTTGGAGATGTGTTTATTAATTTAGATAAACAAGCAACCTTAGATGGTTTAAAGAATCTTGGCATATCCCAATGGAACGAAGATTTAAACCAATTGAACCTGCAATATGAAGTTGGATCCATTTCGGGAGAAGATTTTTTGTCTGGAATTCAAAAACACACTAATAACGCTTCTATCGAAGATATTCGTGAAGCTTGGAATTCTATATTAGCAGACTTCCCATTATACCGTTTGGAATTTCTTCAAATGCTTTCCCAAAAGTATCGCTTGTTTTTATTGAGCAATACTGATGCTATTCACATTGATACTTTCGAACAAAAATCAGGAGCTTCATTTTACAGTGATTTTTATCAATGTTTTGAAAAAGTATATTTTTCTTTTGAAATCGGCATGAGAAAACCAAATCCAGATATTTACAGTTTTGTACTCAATCAAAACGGACTGCAGGCAAAACAAACATTATTCATCGATGACAAAAAAGAAAACACGGATGCTGCACAGGCACTTGGTCTTCATATTTGGAACTTACAAGTAGGTGAAGAAGATGTTGTTGATTTGTTTGAGAAAAAAATTATTCAATAG
- the ribD gene encoding bifunctional diaminohydroxyphosphoribosylaminopyrimidine deaminase/5-amino-6-(5-phosphoribosylamino)uracil reductase RibD, with translation MKIHEKYISRCIALAKNGLGTTYPNPMVGSVIVYEGKIIGEGWHKKAGGPHAEVNAVNSVQDKSLLKKATIYVSLEPCSHFGKTPPCCDLIIKNKIPNVVIGTVDPNIMVAGNGIKKLIEAGVHVTVGILEDECNELNKRFFTFHQKKRPYIILKWAQSQDGYIAPLEKLEKKPVWITNTYSRQLVHKWRTEEQAILVGTQTVIDDNPKLNARDWHGNNPVRIILDQNNRIPKESEIFDNQTKTIVFTDSKNTIPEENTTFERIDFKQNIAAQIVDSLYIHNIQSVIIEGGLRTLQTFIDANLWDEARIFTGKTTLGKGIQAPLLPKTNSEKHLIEKDELTILKNHD, from the coding sequence GTGAAGATACATGAAAAATACATAAGCCGCTGCATAGCTTTGGCCAAAAACGGACTAGGAACAACCTATCCCAATCCCATGGTGGGAAGCGTCATTGTTTATGAAGGCAAAATTATAGGCGAAGGCTGGCACAAAAAAGCAGGCGGACCCCATGCCGAAGTTAATGCCGTAAATTCGGTACAGGATAAATCGCTGCTAAAAAAAGCTACTATCTACGTGAGTCTGGAACCGTGCAGTCATTTTGGAAAAACACCTCCCTGCTGCGATTTGATCATAAAAAATAAAATCCCAAATGTCGTAATTGGTACTGTAGATCCAAATATCATGGTCGCTGGAAATGGCATCAAAAAATTAATTGAAGCGGGTGTTCATGTTACAGTTGGAATCCTGGAAGACGAATGCAACGAACTCAACAAGCGATTTTTTACTTTTCATCAAAAGAAAAGACCCTATATCATTTTAAAATGGGCACAGAGCCAAGATGGCTATATTGCGCCTCTTGAAAAACTGGAGAAAAAACCAGTTTGGATCACCAATACCTATTCCCGACAATTGGTTCACAAATGGCGTACTGAAGAACAAGCTATTTTGGTGGGGACACAAACTGTTATCGATGACAATCCAAAACTGAATGCCAGAGATTGGCATGGAAACAATCCAGTGCGAATAATATTAGATCAAAACAATCGTATTCCAAAAGAAAGTGAAATTTTTGACAATCAGACAAAAACAATCGTTTTTACTGATTCCAAAAATACTATTCCCGAAGAAAACACTACCTTTGAAAGAATAGATTTTAAACAAAATATAGCCGCGCAAATTGTTGATTCGTTATACATTCATAATATTCAATCGGTAATTATAGAAGGAGGACTTCGAACTTTACAGACCTTTATCGATGCTAATCTTTGGGATGAAGCTCGAATTTTTACAGGAAAAACAACTTTGGGCAAAGGAATTCAAGCTCCTTTACTGCCAAAAACAAATTCTGAAAAACACTTAATTGAAAAGGACGAACTTACAATACTAAAAAACCATGATTAA
- a CDS encoding GNAT family N-acetyltransferase: MNNWIIRKIEKEDNQAVAQLIRDVFDELNIPKVGTAYEDPYLDLMFEEYSKPRSVYYVVESDGRIIGGAGVAPLANEVETYCELQKMYFLPETRGKGIGSQMMELCLQSARDFGFEKCYLETMPFMLDAQKLYKKTGFENICSPMGSTGHISCPVWMLKEL; encoded by the coding sequence ATGAATAATTGGATTATTAGAAAAATAGAAAAAGAAGACAATCAGGCGGTTGCTCAGCTGATACGGGATGTTTTTGATGAATTGAATATCCCGAAAGTAGGAACAGCCTATGAAGATCCATATCTTGATTTGATGTTTGAAGAATATAGTAAGCCAAGATCTGTTTATTATGTGGTGGAAAGTGATGGACGAATTATAGGTGGAGCAGGAGTGGCACCGCTGGCAAACGAGGTCGAGACTTATTGTGAACTGCAAAAAATGTATTTCCTGCCAGAAACCCGAGGAAAGGGAATTGGAAGCCAAATGATGGAACTATGTCTGCAAAGTGCCCGCGATTTCGGTTTTGAAAAATGTTATTTGGAAACGATGCCTTTTATGCTAGATGCTCAAAAATTGTATAAAAAAACAGGCTTCGAAAATATTTGTTCTCCAATGGGAAGTACTGGGCATATCAGTTGTCCAGTTTGGATGCTGAAGGAATTATGA
- the prmC gene encoding peptide chain release factor N(5)-glutamine methyltransferase, whose protein sequence is MKIKEYRIQFIEALASIYGEGEAESFFYLILEEKQQLKRIDLALHPDLFFSEDEITVWNSILEQLKLEIPIQYLLGKTSFYGLDFEVNENVLIPRPETEELVDWIVFNIRKSERSKNLKILDIGTGSGCIAISLAKNFPNAQIFAIDVSEKALSTAKKNAERNEVEVAFISQNILETLDLGQEFDIIVSNPPYVRNLEKEEIKKNVLDNEPHLALFVEDDDALIFYRKIAELAQKNLSNSGQLYFEINQYLGKEMIDLLEGMDFKNIELRKDIYGNERMVLGEPK, encoded by the coding sequence ATGAAAATAAAAGAATACAGAATCCAATTTATTGAAGCACTTGCTTCGATTTATGGAGAAGGAGAAGCCGAGAGTTTTTTCTATTTGATATTGGAAGAAAAGCAACAATTGAAAAGGATTGATTTGGCTTTGCATCCCGATTTATTTTTTTCAGAAGATGAAATTACGGTTTGGAATTCTATTTTGGAACAATTAAAATTGGAAATTCCGATTCAGTATTTGTTAGGAAAAACGAGTTTTTATGGATTGGATTTTGAAGTCAATGAAAATGTTTTGATTCCAAGACCAGAGACCGAGGAATTAGTAGATTGGATTGTTTTCAATATTCGAAAAAGTGAAAGATCTAAAAATCTAAAAATTCTGGACATCGGTACAGGAAGCGGATGCATTGCTATTTCGTTGGCAAAGAATTTTCCGAATGCCCAGATTTTTGCAATTGATGTTTCTGAAAAAGCGTTGTCAACTGCCAAAAAAAATGCCGAACGTAATGAAGTAGAAGTTGCTTTTATATCCCAAAATATTCTTGAAACACTGGATTTAGGACAAGAGTTTGATATTATTGTTTCGAATCCGCCGTATGTTCGTAATTTAGAAAAAGAGGAAATAAAGAAAAATGTTTTGGACAATGAACCTCATTTGGCGCTTTTTGTTGAGGACGATGATGCCTTGATTTTTTATAGAAAAATAGCTGAATTGGCTCAAAAGAATTTATCAAATTCAGGGCAGCTGTATTTTGAAATCAATCAATATTTAGGAAAGGAAATGATTGATTTGTTAGAAGGAATGGATTTTAAGAATATTGAATTGAGAAAAGATATTTATGGGAATGAGAGGATGGTTCTTGGAGAGCCTAAGTAA
- a CDS encoding ABC transporter permease, whose translation MMLKLFKENIRIALGSIRTQLLRTTLTVLIIAIGITALVGILTVVAALGNTLSSDFASMGANTFNINQYENTSRRRGGGEREVINPIISYPEAVAFKNKYNYPMTETSLSFTATSTAEVKYEALKTDPEISVLGVDDYFLSNSGLEADLGRNFTNFDISNNAYVCVIGSDFKKGLLKDVNPVGKTISIRGAKFKVIGVLKEKGSTFGNSQDLRVLIPIQIARSLFTAPNINYSVSVMVGKKELLSPATDYAISAMRKIRKLNPVKDNNFGVVRSDDLINKILSISEYLNMAAWLIGIITILGSSIALMNIMIVSVTERTREIGVRKALGAKKTTIAFQFFIETLLIGQIGGFVGIIFGILIGFGISSLMNFAFVIPWGAIIAAFITSFIVAVVSGLYPSVKSANLDPIEALRYE comes from the coding sequence ATGATGCTAAAATTATTTAAAGAAAATATCCGAATCGCTTTGGGTTCTATCCGAACTCAATTGCTGCGAACTACTTTGACGGTGCTGATTATTGCCATTGGCATAACGGCGCTGGTTGGAATCCTGACCGTTGTGGCGGCACTGGGCAACACGCTATCATCTGACTTTGCTTCGATGGGAGCCAATACGTTTAACATTAATCAATACGAAAACACCTCTCGACGTCGTGGTGGCGGGGAACGCGAAGTTATAAACCCTATCATTTCCTATCCAGAAGCGGTGGCTTTCAAAAACAAATACAATTACCCAATGACCGAAACGTCATTGTCGTTTACAGCCACATCAACCGCCGAAGTAAAATATGAAGCCTTAAAAACAGATCCTGAAATAAGTGTTCTAGGTGTTGACGATTATTTTTTAAGCAACTCGGGGCTGGAAGCCGATTTGGGTAGAAATTTTACCAATTTTGACATTTCTAATAACGCCTATGTTTGTGTAATAGGTTCTGATTTTAAAAAAGGACTTCTGAAAGATGTTAACCCAGTAGGCAAAACGATTTCGATAAGAGGTGCCAAATTTAAAGTAATCGGAGTTCTAAAAGAGAAAGGTTCTACTTTTGGGAACAGTCAGGATTTAAGGGTTTTAATTCCTATACAAATAGCGCGCTCCTTATTTACCGCTCCTAATATTAACTATTCGGTGAGCGTCATGGTTGGCAAAAAAGAATTATTAAGTCCTGCTACCGACTACGCTATTAGTGCTATGCGTAAAATTCGAAAATTAAATCCTGTAAAAGACAATAATTTTGGCGTAGTGCGAAGCGATGATTTAATCAATAAAATATTGAGTATTTCTGAATATTTAAATATGGCTGCTTGGCTCATCGGGATTATTACGATCTTGGGATCATCTATCGCTTTGATGAATATTATGATTGTTTCGGTAACGGAACGCACTCGAGAAATTGGGGTCCGAAAAGCTTTGGGTGCCAAAAAAACGACTATTGCCTTTCAGTTTTTTATTGAGACACTGCTCATTGGTCAAATAGGTGGTTTTGTCGGAATTATTTTTGGAATCTTAATTGGTTTTGGAATTTCGAGCTTAATGAACTTTGCCTTTGTAATTCCTTGGGGAGCCATCATAGCCGCTTTTATAACCAGTTTTATTGTTGCTGTTGTATCCGGATTATATCCTTCGGTAAAATCGGCAAATCTGGATCCTATTGAGGCGCTGCGTTACGAGTAG